The Calliphora vicina chromosome 3, idCalVici1.1, whole genome shotgun sequence genome contains a region encoding:
- the LOC135955399 gene encoding probable basic-leucine zipper transcription factor N: MSIYKDNVDQCIPNPFFMSLVIVKASAITIYQNRTTDTTANDQTVDSSNNLSQFQATTSEFITTPPNSKYLSVNYDPQINKENLTITNHIIRTNIIVGAEGGVGVKAGGRGGVGEQGLTAGDFKENFSKPNENMRAKLQQLLQRENDNDDEEKQQLQLDLQQQMQEQLQQQMQQQQQLQQQQHQQYQQSQHAILTGENAYLLERIDGSMHEQPIYGTWSAKARRPQAPLLAQQQHQHHHYERLPRRSSTMTPVRRELHDQIPRPPRLTSRQPSVALRRQFSDTPFTSGSFRDESRPKPFHYPFDGPLPEEFKKLQQSERGVIPGLESDSQVHNIQDILQKLNLGSGNNKVPPLMMMPSGLHISGSYKNLKSSGIGNFFRGKRNKKQIQMQFPMPIPMQMIPNPYQTPVINLMQQPYQQRIAMEQFYPFKPRTPGDINLLAMQQQQQQKFKNPHSKGKKQKKKQKDKKNSLASSNLMMQQYPFVTAAPEMIFPSMYSPYMSINVTQAPPLQMSKRVPFKVNLDIFPVMPPSKTFKSPAGYAMDEARIVSTMRPPTVLRNPFMEYLTTPITPSAAAALNFYNPYNPKPAVYNPMRFPSGAPNPVVSMAQTNNMQMVYPEQLQKYLQQQQQQTHFTNYLNNQGHQTPFLPIDCDQPIPSGASSSQSTSGNSKTTNPIMVHLNVFPKQKAATPLSTNPFYSNVPHIQRNTIQEENESSLSPIEPRHQGRSLNDSVHTKIERSDSGENIQQIQPLREENDLVDFDHPIVAENSDDNNELPQTAALVGGKPNMTSESSSSSFYYESRPNTTMTSGGDNSNTNYNGNMNGNMEQMVSEARTASLFRFPVEDLIQFQVHDAM; this comes from the exons ATGTCCATCTACAAGGATAATGTTGATCAATGTATTCCAAATCCCTTCTTT ATGTCTCTTGTTATTGTCAAGGCCTCAGCAATAACAATTTATCAGAACAGAACAACCGACACCACAGCCAATGATCAAACGGTAGACAGTAGCAACAATTTGTCACAGTTTCAAGCGACAACAAGTGAATTTATAACCACGCCACCCAACTCAAAATACTTGAGTGTGAATTACGATCcgcaaataaataaagagaatTTAACGATCACAAATCATATAATACGTACAAATATAATTGTAGGTGCTGAAGGCGGTGTTGGAGTAAAAGCAGGCGGGAGAGGAGGTGTAGGAGAACAAGGTTTAACAGCAGgtgattttaaagaaaactttagtAAACCAAACGAAAATATGCGTGCAAAATTGCAACAACTATTACAGCGTGAAAATGATAATGACGATGAAGAGAAACAGCAATTGCAACTAGATCTACAGCAGCAAATGCaagaacaactacaacaacaaatgcaacagcaacagcagctgcagcaacaacagcacCAGCAATACCAACAGTCTCAGCATGCAATATTAACAGGAGAAAATGCCTATTTACTAGAGCGTATAGATGGTAGTATGCATGAACAACCCATATATGGAACGTGGAGCGCGAAAGCGAGACGACCTCAAGCACCTCTATTGGCT cagcagcagcatcaacatcatcattatGAACGTTTACCCAGGCGTTCTTCGACCATGACACCAGTAAGACGTGAGTTGCATGATCAAATACCAAGGCCACCACGTTTAACCTCACGCCAGCCCTCCGTGGCCCTGAGGCGACAATTTAGTGATACACCCTTCACAAGTGGTTCCTTTAGAGATGAATCACGCCCAAAGCCCTTTCATTATCCCTTCGATGGCCCATTGCCAgaggaatttaaaaaactacaacaatCTGAGAGAGGTGTAATACCGGGCTTAGAATCAGACTCCCAGGTACATAATATCCAGGatatattgcagaaattaaatttGGGTTCGGGAAACAACAAAGTGCCGCCATTAATGATGATGCCGTCGGGTTTACATATTTCGGGTTCCTACAAGAATCTCAAATCCAGTGGAATTGGTAATTTCTTTCGCGGTAAAcgcaataaaaaacaaatccaAATGCAATTTCCCATGCCAATACCCATGCAAATGATACCAAATCCTTATCAGACCCCGGTAATAAATCTAATGCAGCAACCCTATCAACAGCGCATAGCCATGGAACAGTTCTATCCCTTTAAGCCTCGAACTCCGGGCGACATAAATCTCTTGGCcatgcaacagcagcaacaacagaaaTTCAAAAATCCCCACTCGAAAGGCAAAAAGCAAAAGAAGAAGCAAAAAGACAAGAAAAATTCTTTGGCTAGTAGTAACCTAATGATGCAGCAATATCCATTTGTTACAGCTGCCCCAGAGATGATATTCCCCTCAATGTATTCTCCCTATATGTCCATCAATGTGACACAGGCTCCCCCATTGCAGATGAGTAAGCGCGTACCTTTCAAAGTGAATTTGGATATATTTCCAGTAATGCCTCCCTCCAAAACCTTTAAATCCCCGGCTGGTTATGCCATGGATGAGGCACGTATTGTATCCACTATGAGACCACCCACGGTATTAAGAAACCCCTTCATGGAGTACCTAACCACCCCTATTACACCTTCGGCTGCAGCCGCCTTAAATTTCTATAATCCTTACAATCCAAAACCTGCAGTGTATAATCCCATGAGATTTCCTTCGGGAGCCCCAAATCCAGTTGTAAGTATGGCTCAAACAAACAATATGCAAATGGTGTATCCAGAACAACTGCAGAAATAtctgcagcagcagcaacaacaaactcATTTTACCAACTACCTTAATAATCAGGGTCACCAAACTCCCTTCCTGCCCATAGATTGCGATCAACCCATACCATCAGGTGCCTCCAGCTCACAGTCAACGTCTGGCAATTCAAAAACCACCAATCCCATTATGGTTCATCTAAATGTGTTTCCCAAACAAAAAGCCGCCACACCTCTTTCCACCAATCCATTCTACAGCAATGTTCCGCACATACAACGTAACACCATACAAGAGGAAAACGAATCATCACTGAGTCCCATTGAACCCCGACATCAGGGAAGATCCCTTAACGACTCGGTCCATACTAAAATAGAACGCAGTGACAGTGGTGAGAATATTCAACAAATCCAGCCTTTACGTGAAGAAAATGATTTAGTCGACTTTGATCATCCCATAGTAGCGGAGAATTCGGATGATAACAACGAATTGCCCCAAACTGCTGCGTTGGTGGGTGGTAAACCAAATATGACTTCGGAATCCTCTTCGTCCTCATTCTATTATGAAAGTCGTCCAAATACTACAATGACTTCGGGGGGCGATAACAGCAATACCAATTATAATGGAAATATGAATGGTAATATGGAACAAATGGTATCGGAGGCTAGAACGGCTTCGTTGTTTCGCTTTCCCGTAGAAGATTTAATACAATTTCAGGTGCATGATGCTATGTAG